A window of Fragaria vesca subsp. vesca linkage group LG7, FraVesHawaii_1.0, whole genome shotgun sequence contains these coding sequences:
- the LOC101294812 gene encoding putative disease resistance protein RGA3-like gives MVYNESVVEERFKLRMWICVSEYFDNKRLVREITSAATKSKCEETTLDLMKTGLQDILRGKQFLLVLDDVWDTIPLGVTTQKWRELKALLNVGACGSKIMVTTRNESVASLVHPVHLHSLEGLSHEDSTALFRKNAFNEGEEQQYPHLMKIGEDIMKNCAGVPLALATLGSLLYTKRERRQWLQVRDDEGMSGENNIMAALKLSYNALPPHLKPCFAFCSLYPKDYEFHSQEIVALWMAQGFLKSSRENEDFDELGLDYIRQFCYKSLFQPELDRKTEMQFKIHDLVHDLAIAVAGIECSTVNKRPLASLRKSK, from the coding sequence ATGGTGTACAATGAGAGTGTGGTAGAAGAACGCTTCAAGTTGCGGATGTGGATATGTGTCTCGGAGTACTTTGATAACAAAAGACTGGTTCGTGAGATTACAAGTGCTGCAACTAAGAGCAAATGTGAAGAAACTACTTTGGATCTTATGAAGACAGGGTTGCAAGATATATTGAGAGGGAAACAGTTTTTGTTAGTCTTGGATGATGTTTGGGATACAATTCCATTAGGAGTGACAACTCAAAAATGGAGAGAACTTAAAGCGTTGTTAAATGTTGGAGCATGTGGGAGTAAAATCATGGTAACAACACGCAATGAATCAGTTGCTTCGCTTGTGCATCCTGTACATCTGCATTCTTTGGAAGGTCTTTCTCACGAGGACTCCACGGCTTTGTTTAGAAAAAATGCATTCAACGAAGGGGAGGAGCAACAGTATCCACACTTGATGAAAATCGGGGAGGACATTATGAAGAACTGTGCTGGGGTTCCCTTAGCACTAGCTACTCTAGGGAGTCTGCTCTACACAAAAAGGGAGCGACGTCAGTGGTTACAAGTAAGAGATGATGAAGGCATGTCAGGAGAGAACAACATTATGGCTGCACTAAAATTGAGCTACAATGCATTGCCGCCACACTTGAAACCTTGTTTTGCATTTTGTTCACTTTACCCCAAGGATTATGAATTTCATAGTCAAGAAATAGTTGCATTATGGATGGCACAAGGCTTCCTCAAATCATCAAGAGAAAATGAAGATTTTGATGAGTTGGGTCTAGACTATATAAGGCAGTTTTGTTACAAGTCTTTGTTTCAACCAGAGTTAGATAGAAAGACTGAAATGCAGTTCAAGATTCATGATTTAGTGCATGATTTAGCAATAGCAGTGGCAGGAATAGAGTGCTCCACAGTTAACAAGCGTCCATTAGCGTCGCTCAGGAAATCTAAATAG
- the LOC101295093 gene encoding putative disease resistance protein At3g14460-like, whose product MEFASGITDNVLGRLASYAAQEICLAWGAQLELKKLNNTLLAIKVVLHDAEKKQMQYSLIIHWLGNLKDICNDVEDVLDELEFQKLRQVLIDEQRSVKGKVHQFFSRWNPIVFNFKMGHKIKEIRERLVEIDDEKTKFSLVQIAAPSEEYRVPQRVHDNVRETDSLPEVYVVGRDEDKKRLLLIS is encoded by the coding sequence ATGGAGTTTGCCTCCGGCATCACTGACAACGTCTTGGGAAGGCTAGCCTCATATGCTGCCCAAGAAATTTGCTTGGCATGGGGCGCCCAACTTGAGCTAAAGAAGCTCAATAACACCTTGTTAGCCATCAAAGTTGTGCTCCACGATGCAGAGAAGAAGCAGATGCAGTATTCCCTCATCATTCATTGGTTAGGAAACCTCAAAGATATCTGCAACGATGTTGAGGATGTACTAGACGAACTTGAGTTTCAAAAGCTACGACAAGTGCTCATCGACGAGCAGCGCAGCGTCAAAGGAAAGGTACACCAGTTCTTCTCTCGTTGGAATCCAATTGTTTTTAACTTCAAAATGGGTCATAAGATCAAAGAGATTAGAGAAAGACTAGTTGAGATTGATGACGAGAAGACAAAGTTTTCTCTCGTTCAAATTGCTGCACCAAGTGAAGAGTATCGTGTGCCCCAAAGGGTGCATGATAATGTAAGGGAGACTGACTCTTTACCGGAGGTGTATGTTGTTGGGAGAGATGAGGACAAAAAAAGATTATTACTCATCTCTTGA
- the LOC101295383 gene encoding uncharacterized protein LOC101295383 — protein sequence MQQLKTTADEIRSIRVDWLAPIMDEIYLFNCFCDNAKVVAATVLRNRRTGLQLDYGFVEFASHGDAKFVLDSYHGERMPNFYYARFCLSWDTDGCGTLWRLDSTYRGCSFFGYDVDGEIMDANTVIQLYDKGSIPPLVTKKRAYLQTVYPNVCGDAGEVLPNYTENQPDHAKSNDLSPADYMETDVDKRLKLMDMPLTIFKLFRRGYASITIQENQPDPMQCNVGCGAGYVNDQVPKGALEMVSSMKEEKELYLGFEEVNYRRSGYVFRTIKLSELLQCSCHFSIETCEITKCKHCAPKIKLESQWRLRVWLHTGEKVRESCGAKEKNIPDGMICCSYGSQIIFAGGLAPQPDGETPEWPPLVPSGQVWSFDPETTVWEKLDWSFPRAQPDSLIFEVNGNLYCLSSRPSGSHDSTFEVYNISSRECLALPDPEVYLQGNDSCSYLVDYMSLDRFACAVVGSKILISNPELVFLAPSVPIICFDVNDKEKKWRLMPSLFDGEPFPFVGRALVLDLNGTHDKVMFSFRDDCLIYVSRLAVDDDTGDISVSHDVWSGGPHLVCTLMKNVIGLSSTFVDLGDQNKVAFVMCGSLYSGTAPPGRVRVVVVVIEYEELGPKYISGEIVATRTFEYDCHYSGVSKTILTGGFVVV from the exons ATGCAGCAACTTAAGACGACAGCCGATGAGATTCGCTCCATACGGGTCGACTGGCTGGCGCCGATAATGGATGAGATATATCTCTTCAACTGCTTCTGTGACAACGCAAAG GTTGTGGCTGCAACGGTTTTGCGTAATCGGCGAACAGGACTGCAGCTAGATTATGGTTTTGTGGAGTTTGCTTCTCACGGCGATGCTAAGTTTGTCTTGGATTCGTACCATGGTGAGCGGATGCCCAACTTCTATTATGCGAGATTCTGTCTGAGCTGGGACACTGATGGCTGCGGTACATTGTGGCGCTTGGATTCTACTTACCGAGGTTGCTCTTTCTTTGGCTATGATGTCGATGGTGAAATAATGGATGCCAATACAGTGATTCAGCTCTACGATAAGGGCTCCATACCCCCTCTTGTTACTAAAAAGCGAGCTTATCTGCAAA CTGTCTACCCGAATGTTTGTGGAGATGCAGGGGAGGTATTGCCAAATTACACAGAAAACCAGCCAGATCATGCAAAGTCGAATGATTTAAGTCCTGCTGACTATATGGAAACCGACGTTGACAAGCGTTTGAAGCTTATGGACATGCCTCTCACTATTTTTAAATTGTTTCGACGAGGATATGCTAGTATTACAATCCAAGAG AACCAACCAGACCCGATGCAGTGCAATGTTGGTTGTGGTGCTGGATATGTTAATGACCAAGTTCCTAAGGGAGCTCTGGAAATGGTTTCCTCGATGAAGGAGGAGAAGGAGCTGTATCTAGGTTTCGAAGAAGTCAACTATAGAAGAAGTGGTTACGTCTTCCGCACCATCAAACTGTCAGAGTTATTGCAATGCTCTTGTCACTTTAGCATCGAAACTTGTGAAATAACCAAGTGCAAGCATTGCGCCCCCAAAATCAAACTGGAATCTCAGTGGCGCCTGCGGGTTTGGCTCCACACCGGGGAAAAAGTCCGTGAAAGCTGCGGCGCCAAAGAGAAGAATATCCCAGATGGTATGATTTGCTGTTCCTACGGCTCCCAAATCATCTTCGCCGGCGGCTTGGCTCCCCAACCAGATGGGGAAACACCAGAGTGGCCTCCCCTTGTGCCTAGTGGACAGGTCTGGAGTTTTGATCCGGAGACTACAGTTTGGGAAAAGCTTGATTGGAGTTTCCCGAGGGCGCAACCAGATTCCTTGATCTTTGAGGTGAACGGAAATCTCTATTGTCTTTCCAGTAGACCCAGTGGTTCTCATGACAGCACTTTCGAGGTATACAATATCAGTTCTCGTGAATGTTTGGCTCTGCCGGATCCTGAAGTTTACTTGCAGGGAAATGACAGTTGCAGTTATCTTGTAGACTATATGTCTCTTGATAGATTTGCTTGTGCTGTTGTTGGATCCAAGATCTTAATCTCGAACCCGGAGTTAGTGTTTCTAGCCCCTTCCGTTCCCATTATTTGCTTTGATGTAAATGACAAGGAAAAGAAATGGAGACTGATGCCTTCCTTGTTCGATGGTGAGCCTTTTCCCTTTGTAGGCAGGGCTTTAGTCTTGGACTTGAATGGTACACATGATAAGGTCATGTTCTCCTTTCGTGATGATTGCTTGATATATGTCTCTCGATTAGCAGTGGATGATGATACCGGCGATATAAGCGTCTCTCACGATGTCTGGTCGGGGGGTCCTCACTTGGTCTGTACCTTGATGAAAAACGTTATTGGACTGTCGTCCACATTTGTTGATCTTGGAGATCAAAATAAGGTTGCCTTTGTTATGTGTGGGAGCTTATACTCTGGGACAGCGCCTCCCGGGAGGGTGCGTGTTGTTGTCGTAGTGATTGAGTATGAAGAGTTGGGTCCAAAATATATCTCAGGTGAGATAGTGGCCACTCGCACCTTTGAATACGATTGTCATTACTCGGGTGTCAGTAAAACTATCTTGACTGGTGGCTTTGTGGTGGTCTAA